From the genome of Vicia villosa cultivar HV-30 ecotype Madison, WI linkage group LG2, Vvil1.0, whole genome shotgun sequence, one region includes:
- the LOC131649256 gene encoding V-type proton ATPase subunit B 2 has product MGVAQDANDVDDGTLEIGMEYRTVSGVAGPLVILEKVKGPKYQEIVNIRLGDGTTRRGQVLEVDGEKAVVQVFEGTSGIDNKFTTVQFTGEVLKTPVSLDMLGRIFNGSGKPIDNGPPILPEAYLDISGSSINPSERTYPEEMIQTGISTIDVMNSIARGQKIPLFSAAGLPHNEIAAQICRQAGLVKRLEKSDNLLEGGGEDDNFAIVFAAMGVNMETAQFFKRDFEENGSMERVTLFLNLANDPTIERIITPRIALTTAEYLAYECGKHVLVILTDMSSYADALREVSAAREEVPGRRGYPGYMYTDLATIYERAGRIEGRKGSITQIPILTMPNDDITHPTPDLTGYITEGQIYIDRQLHNRQIYPPINVLPSLSRLMKSAIGEGMTRKDHSDVSNQLYANYAIGKDVQAMKAVVGEEALSSEDLLYLEFLDKFERKFVAQGAYDTRNIFQSLDLAWTLLRIFPRELLHRIPAKTLDQFYSRDAGN; this is encoded by the exons ATGGGTGTGGCTCAAGACGCTAACGATGTTGACGATGGCACCTTGGAGATAGGAATGG AATACAGAACTGTATCTGGAGTTGCTGGACCATTGGTCATTCTTGAGAAAGTTAAG GGACCCAAATATCAAGAGATTGTCAATATTCGTCTAGGAGATGGAACTACTAGGCGTGGACAAGTTCTTGAGGTTGATGGTGAAAAGGCTGTTGTTCAG GTGTTTGAAGGTACATCTGGGATTGACAATAAATTTACGACCGTGCAGTTTACCGGAGAG GTGTTAAAAACTCCTGTATCACTGGACATGCTTGGGAGGATATTTAATGGTTCTGGAAAACCAATTGATAACGGTCCGCCAATTCTACCTGAGGCTTACTTGGATATATCTG GAAGTTCCATCAACCCTAGTGAGAGAACCTATCCCGAGGAGATGATACAGACAGGAATTTCTACAATTGATGTCATGAATTCTATTGCTAGAGGTCAAAAGATCCCTCTATTTTCAGCTGCCGGTCTCCCCCATAATGAAATTGCTGCTCAGATTTGTCGTCAGGCTGGCTTAGTCAAGCGATTAGAGAAGTCTGATAATCTTCTTGAG GGAGGAGGAGAAGACGACAATTTTGCCATTGTTTTTGCAGCTATGGGAGTTAACATGGAGACTGCACAGTTTTTCAAGCGTGACTTTGAGGAGAATGGCTCAATGGAGAGAGTGACTCTTTTCCTTAACTTG GCAAATGATCCTACAATTGAGCGTATTATCACCCCTCGTATTGCTCTTACTACTGCTGAATATTTGGCTTATGAATGTGGCAAGCATGTTCTCGTGATACTCACTGATATGAGTTCTTATGCTGATGCTCTTCGTGAG GTATCTGCTGCCCGAGAAGAGGTGCCAGGAAGACGTGGTTATCCTGGTTATATGTATACAGATCTTGCAACAATTTATGAACGTGCCGGGAGAATTGAGGGGCGTAAAGGCTCTATTACCCAAATTCCAATTCTTACCATGCCTAATGATG ATATTACACATCCAACTCCTGATCTTACCGGATATATTACTGAGGGGCAGATATACATTGATAGGCAGTTGCATAATAGACAG ATATACCCACCAATCAATGTTCTCCCATCACTATCTCGGTTGATGAAG AGTGCTATTGGGGAGGGAATGACTAGAAAGGATCATTCTGATGTGTCCAACCAG CTCTATGCAAATTATGCCATTGGAAAGGACGTCCAGGCAATGAAAGCTGTTGTCGGAGAAGAAGCACTTTCATCTGAGGACTTG TTGTATCTGGAATTTCTGGACAAGTTTGAGAGGAAGTTTGTCGCCCAGGGAGCCTACGACACCCGCAATATATTCCAGTCTCTAGATCTTGCGTGGACTTTACTTCGAATTTTCCCTCGTGAACTTCTTCATCGTATTCCAGCCAAGACTCTCGACCAGTTTTACAGCAGAGATGCTGGTAATTGA
- the LOC131645921 gene encoding protein CHAPERONE-LIKE PROTEIN OF POR1, chloroplastic-like, with protein sequence MSATTSPIPLRSDRISSGSPFSRPPPVHRLVNPILSKPWRTAALQRRWRHASTRSVGPVHAGSRADDSAPFEMSVENALKLLGVSEGASFDDILRAKNSIVAACKDDQEAISQVEAAYDMLLMQSLTQRRAGKVVNSSVRYADVKRVQSQVVGSMPQWMQSTMKKPPVSIDSPSTSDFGLQAGVYGALMGLTYLSGSSIPPAGYAGADVPGLILAGSFGASLYFMTKKNVKLGKATVITIGGLVAGAVVGSVVENWLQVDIVPFLGIHSPAAVVSEVIILSQFLVSLYLR encoded by the exons ATGTCTGCCACAACATCCCCTATCCCCCTCCGGTCCGACCGCATCTCCTCCGGTTCACCTTTCTCCCGACCTCCACCGGTTCATCGACTCGTTAACCCGATCTTATCCAAACCGTGGCGCACCGCGGCGCTGCAGAGAAGGTGGAGACACGCGTCAACGAGGAGCGTCGGACCGGTTCACGCAGGCTCCAGAGCTGATGACTCGGCGCCGTTCGAGATGTCGGTGGAGAACGCGCTGAAGCTGTTAGGTGTATCGGAAGGTGCTTCGTTTGATGATATACTGCGCGCCAAAAACTCGATTGTTGCGGCTTGTAAAGATGACCAGGAAGCCATTTCACAG GTCGAGGCTGCATATGACATGTTACTTATGCAGAGCCTAACACAGAGGCGAGCAGGAAAAGTAGTGAACAGCAGTGTTCGCTATGCTGATGTTAAGCGTGTTCAGTCTCAAGTTGTAGGATCGATGCCTCAATGGATGCAATCCACCATGAAGAAACCACCAGTTTCAATTGACTCACCTTCCACCAGTGATTTTGGTTTACAAGCTGGAGTATATGGTGCACTGATGGGTTTAACCTATCTTAGTGGTTCTTCTATTCCCCCTGCAGGTTACGCCGGGGCCGATGTTCCGGGACTTATCTTGGCTGGTAGTTTTGGAGCTTCCTTGTACTTTATGACCAAAAAGAATGTTAAGTTAG GGAAGGCTACTGTTATAACCATAGGAGGGCTCGTAGCTGGCGCCGTAGTAGGGTCGGTTGTAGAGAACTGGTTGCAGGTCGATATTGTCCCATTTCTAGGCATACACTCCCCTGCTGCTGTTGTTAGCGAAGTCATAATTTTATCCCAATTCTTGGTTTCTCTGTACCTAAGGTAG
- the LOC131649258 gene encoding uncharacterized protein LOC131649258, translating into MAEKLAPEKRHIFLHNGQKVFEWDQTLDEVDIYINLPPNVHSKLFYCNIQSKHIQLGIKGNPPFLNHDLSSPVKTDSSFWTLEDDIMHITLNKRDKGQTWASPILGQGQLDAYSTDLEQKRLMLQRFQEENPGFDFSQAQFSGNCPDPRTFMGGIRSD; encoded by the exons ATGGCAGAGAAATTGGCACCGGAGAAGCGTCACATCTTCCTCCACAACG GTCAAAAGGTTTTCGAATGGGATCAAACCCTAGACGAGGTCGATATCTACATCAATCTTCCTCCAAATGTTCATTCCAAGCTTTTTTACTGTAACATTCAGTCCAAACATATTCAGCTTGGTATCAAAGGCAATCCTCCCTTTCTCAAT CATGATCTTAGTTCGCCGGTGAAGACTGATTCTTCCTTCTGGACTTTAG AGGATGATATAATGCATATAACCTTGAATAAAAGAGATAAGGGTCAGACATGGGCTTCTCCCATATTAGGTCAAGGTCAGTTGGATGCTTACTCTACTGATCTTGAACAGAAACGCCTcatgcttcaaagatttcaagaGGAG AACCCGGGTTTTGATTTTTCACAAGCTCAGTTTAGTGGAAACTGCCCTGATCCAAGGACCTTCATGGGTGGAATTCGATCAGATTGA
- the LOC131649257 gene encoding uncharacterized protein LOC131649257, with the protein MLLKQSMTQRRAGKVVNSSVRYADVKRIQSQVVGSMPQWMQSTMKKPPVSIDSPSTSDFGLQAGVYGALIGLTYLSGSSIPPAGYAGADVPGLILAGSFGASLYCMTKKNVKLGKATVITIGGLVASAVVGSVVENWLQVDIVPFLGIHSPAAVVSEVIILSQFLVSLYPR; encoded by the exons ATGTTACTTAAGCAGAGCATGACTCAGCGGCGAGCAGGAAAAGTAGTGAACAGTAGTGTTCGCTATGCCGATGTTAAGCGCATTCAGTCTCAAGTTGTAGGATCGATGCCTCAATGGATGCAATCCACCATGAAGAAACCACCAGTTTCAATTGACTCACCTTCCACCAGTGATTTTGGTTTACAAGCTGGAGTATATGGTGCACTGATAGGTTTAACCTATCTTAGTGGTTCTTCTATTCCCCCTGCAGGTTACGCCGGGGCCGATGTTCCGGGACTCATCTTGGCTGGTAGCTTTGGAGCTTCCCTATACTGCATGACCAAAAAGAATGTTAAGTTAG GGAAGGCTACTGTTATAACCATAGGAGGGCTCGTAGCTAGCGCCGTAGTAGGGTCGGTTGTAGAGAACTGGTTGCAGGTCGATATTGTCCCATTTCTGGGCATACACTCCCCTGCTGCTGTTGTTAGCGAAGTCATAATCTTATCCCAATTCTTGGTTTCTCTGTACCCAAGGTAG
- the LOC131645923 gene encoding protein ALTERED PHOSPHATE STARVATION RESPONSE 1-like has translation MGCVASKLEEEEEVVAICRERKRQLKLAVERRYALAEAHCKYFHSLNAVAAGIKLFVARHSSPSSPFLITFPPKEGFEASSHSHSSSENVINNPMFLQQTPSETKHESIVCDSCIASSCSSESSEEEGEGGREEVNEQPCEYYYMQMPMHMNMNMNMPVPPSMPSPHRDFGWDFFYPFDSMRPEVMNGYHRNSDDDLRAVREEEGIPELEEEVEREQEVEHKVVMSVEENSNEVGDEKAKTVNVVSENVGEQKGLAVLDTPAEGRELLEALKDIEDYFIRAYESGKGVTKMLEANRIPLHSSLEEIKESSTKLINAITWKSMSSRQSSCKSLVVQNMKDSSNWVEYKNDLFDDYGGMDSGSHLLTLGRLYAWEKKLFEEVKAGDSTRKNYEKKCAQLRNKNVRGDDELSMDKTRSDLKDLYAGILVAIRRAESISKRIQKMRDEELQPQVVELLKGLTQSWKIMLESHETQKKILSEVKYFTCPADGKFCNQSRGLATLQLEAELHHWRMCFREYTAAQKAYVEALHGWLSKFIVPEVEFCSRSRNVSMPMPFQVNGPPLLVICNEWLNSLRKLPDKTVVLALKSVVKDVKALWIQQCKEQQQKRKVDSLTKDLDRRYLGSYKLKTKMLELQVTEHRSEEEAVCEDECMIEKSDYLETLSRKLELEKEKHYSCMQETQRMTLNGMQFGFSRVLESLTEFSKASQKMYNDLVAFSENSEKGENVSYLEGGCNVENCSNQNGQ, from the exons ATGGGGTGTGTTGCTTCAAAgctagaggaagaagaagaagtggtAGCTATATGTAGAGAGAGAAAACGTCAGCTGAAGTTAGCTGTAGAGAGAAGATATGCACTTGCTGAGGCTCATTGTAAGTATTTTCACTCTTTGAATGCAGTGGCTGCAGGTATTAAGCTTTTTGTTGCAAGGCATTCTTCACCTTCTTCACCTTTTCTCATAACTTTCCCTCCTAAGGAGGGTTTTGAAGCTTCTTCTCATTCTCATTCATCAAGTGAAAATGTCATAAATAACCCTATGTTCCTTCAGCAAACACCTTCAGAAACCAAGCATGAGTCCATTGTTTGTGACTCATGCATTGCTTCAAGTTGTTCCTCAGAGTCTTCTGAGGAAGAGGGAGAAGGTGGTAGAGAAGAGGTGAATGAACAGCCTTGTGAATATTACTACATGCAAATGCCTAtgcatatgaatatgaatatgaatatgccTGTGCCACCTTCAATGCCATCACCACATAGAGATTTTGGTTGGGATTTCTTTTACCCTTTTGATAGTATGAGGCCTGAGGTTATGAATGGCTATCATCGAAACTCGGACGATGATTTGAGAGCGGTGAGGGAAGAGGAAGGGATTCCGGAGTTAGAGGAAGAAGTGGAAAGGGAACAAGAGGTTGAGCATAAGGTGGTGATGAGTGTTGAGGAGAACAGCAATGAAGTTGGCGATGAAAAGGCGAAGACGGTGAATGTGGTTAGTGAAAATGTTGGGGAACAAAAGGGGCTTGCAGTTCTTGATACACCTGCTGAAGGGAGAGAGTTGCTTGAAGCTTTGAAAGATATTGAGGATTATTTCATTAGGGCTTATGAGTCTGGTAAAGGTGTGACAAAGATGCTTGAGGCTAATAGGATTCCCCTTCATTCTAGTTTGGAGGAAATCAAAG AAAGTTCGACGAAACTCATTAATGCGATAACTTGGAAGTCCATGTCTTCTAGGCAATCATCATGCAAGAGTTTGGTGGTTCAGAATATGAAAGATTCTTCGAATTGGGTGGAATATAAGAATGATCTATTTGATGATTATGGAGGAATGGATTCAGGAAGTCATTTATTAACCTTAGGAAGGTTATATGCATGGGAAAAGAAACTCTTTGAAGAGGTTAAG GCTGGAGATAGTACGCGGAAAAATTATGAGAAGAAATGCGCGCAATTGAGAAATAAGAATGTTAGAGGAGACGATGAATTAAGCATGGACAAGACTAGATCTGATTTGAAAGATCTGTATGCTGGAATCTTGGTTGCAATTCGACGTGCAGAGTCGATCTCAAAGAGAATTCAGAAAATGAGAGATGAAGAATTACAGCCTCAAGTTGTTGAACTATTGAAAGG CTTGACACAATCATGGAAAATCATGTTGGAGTCCCACGAAACACAGAAGAAGATTCTTTCTGAAGTTAAGTACTTCACATGTCCAGCGGACGGTAAATTTTGCAACCAATCTCGCGGATTGGCAACACTCCAGCTCGAAGCTGAGCTTCACCATTGGCGCATGTGCTTTAGAGAGTACACCGCAGCTCAGAAAGCATACGTAGAAGCCTTGCATGGATGGTTAAGTAAGTTCATAGTCCCTGAAGTTGAATTTTGCTCGAGAAGCAGAAACGTTTCCATGCCAATGCCATTTCAAGTCAACGGGCCGCCATTGCTCGTGATATGCAACGAGTGGTTAAATTCCCTGAGAAAATTACCTGATAAGACGGTAGTACTTGCGTTGAAAAGCGTTGTGAAAGATGTGAAAGCGCTTTGGATTCAACAATGTAAAGAGCAACAACAGAAGAGGAAAGTAGATAGCTTAACGAAAGATTTAGATCGAAGATATCTAGGGTCGTATAAACTGAAGACTAAGATGCTTGAGTTGCAAGTAACAGAACATAGATCAGAAGAGGAAGCGGTTTGTGAAGACGAATGCATGATAGAGAAAAGTGATTACTTGGAGACACTGAGTAGAAAACTTGAGTTAGAGAAGGAGAAGCATTACAGTTGCATGCAAGAAACTCAGAGGATGACATTGAATGGAATGCAATTTGGATTTTCTCGAGTACTAGAATCTTTGACAGAGTTCTCTAAAGCATCACAGAAAATGTACAATGATCTTGTGGCTTTTAGTGAAAATAGTGAGAAAGGTGAGAATGTTTCGTATTTAGAAGGTGGTTGCAATGTCGAAAACTGCAGCAACCAAAATGGACAGTAG